One Citrus sinensis cultivar Valencia sweet orange chromosome 5, DVS_A1.0, whole genome shotgun sequence genomic window, tctTAAATTCGGCAACGTTGGTTAAATAAGAAGGGGATACTCCTATAGTTCCAATTGATCACAacaaaataactaatattagATTATCTCTCGCGCCAGAATATAACTCATCCCTAACTTTAAAGTCCAACTAGCATAACTCTACAGCTGCCAACAAGAAAAATGTGTACAAAGTATCATGAATCAATGAAGTGAGACTTGAGAAGAGCAAGGCAAACACATACCCAACTTCCAATTATTCAATATCCCAGTTTACTCATTTTGTAAACTTAACCATTAAATTCATACCACTCCAGATGGAAGTCGCAGAACAAGTTGTCCACCAATAAGGCTGCAACAAGATCACATTGTATAAAATGGCctgaaatttcaaatttggaaCCTTAACGGTATACAAAAGGTTGATGCTCAATACCCACCTTTTCACATAGTAGTAACAAAAGTCTGCAAGAATGAAGGTTTGGACAATTTCAGAGAGGAGAACCATGGATGGCCATAATCCATAACCCAAGGCTGTCAATAAACGTCCTCGTGTATCCAAAACCTAATTAAACAAAAGATGTCACCTTAGACAAACTATGAATGTGAATCAAATCTACGTCTGTCACAACGGACCCTCACTTGAAAAAGATATCTAAATGCTATTGCCCGAGCACAAAATAGAGGATAATTAATGTTGACAGataaatatattcaatattatCAGAGATCAGTACACATTAAAGTAGACAATATTGATCAAACCACAGCAAGGCAAATCATACACTCAGACACAAAATCTACAGGACTTGGATGTTTGTAGAGTCAAACCTGAAGGATCCAATGTGCACAACTGAGAAACCTTGCAACTCCAAGGGCAAATACATAATGTGCCGTGAATGGTTCAACAATCTATGATGTAGAGAAATGAAAGGAAACAAATTGTAAATCTATTTATagaaggggggaaaaaagatCAACAGAAAATTGGTCGGAATTTCAGTGTCAAAGACATTAGAACGATTTTTGTAAATCCTAAGATACGAACAAgcaataatacaaaaaataaacaaagctATAACCGGGCCAATCAAACCTTTGTGTTCTGCATGACTCGTAGCTGGGGTAAGACTGAAACGGCTTCAAGATAGACACAGAAAGCCCAAGAAATCCGATTAACTAAATGATGATGGGTTGATGGATGAATGAGAAAAGATAGAACAGCACAAGGTATCAACTACATCGAGGTAAAAAAAGCGAGAGTCAGAAGaccaacacaaaataaattcacgaaacttttaacaaacaaattaaatgaataacaCAAAaggcttaaaaaaatatgattttttaataagcCTACAAATAAATAGCAGATCCAAGAAAGTCTGCAGGGACAATAGAAGACACGTGAAGCAATGAAACCAAAGGCAAACCAAGATGCAAAGAGCTACACCAAACTAGATgcaaagttttaatttcagttcAAGTAACTCCATAATTGAGATAATTAACAAAGTAAAGAAATATCCCAAAAAACGTAAAGAATTAGAAAACCAGATTCCTGAGTACAAAATATGTAAGCTAAACACAGGTTGAGGAAAGTTTAAGATGCGTTTTAGACCTCATAATAAACACAGTGAGAGCATGATTGCCGATAAGCCCATTAGTTGAGTTCCAGCATGTTTTGATTCTGGACTATAAATTGTTTGGAATGTGAAAAAAGGTATCAACATCTGAAATGCAATTCTCCATAGAAACACTCATCAaactactaaaaaaatgttttaagcACTTAACAAAAAGCAGAACAAGAGCttagaaattcaattttcaaactAATCAACATATGTGTAAGCTAAGGGAAGTGCCCAAAACTGAATCTTAGGGTTTCTCCATCCTAGCTTTCGCAGACATTGAGCCATCATCAATTAttgcaagaaaaagaaaacgcCACAGTTAATATTCAAAGCAAGCAGGCAACATTCATGACACTAAATGAGAGGACTTACAACATAGTAAATAGCAAAGTTGTCTTTATCATCCATGTAACTGGCCCTCAATTTAAAACGCATCATATAAATAACCCAAAGGGTTGTCACCAATGTAGCTGAATCAAGTAGCGTATGTATATCATATTCCATTACAAAACTGCAATAGAGCCTAACAGCTAAAAAGATGGCCGTTAGTTCCTGAGATTTAAGTGACAATCCTGCATacagataataaataaacccaTAAATTACGGCCCTCGATCAAAATGGTAAATCGATAATAATAACACTGAAAATTGATCCCGTAATTCTTCAGAAAATGACCAGATTCAGAACAAACCAGCACAAGTTCTCTCCTTAGTGAGCTTGTAAATGAGAACGGAGATTCCAATAGCGTGAGCGGCCTCGGCAACAACAAAAAGGCTGTCGTGATCTTCGACCACCATTCTTAGAAAAACTAAAGCTGCTAAGGCCGTGATTACCGCCAAAAATATCTTAATCTTCGGAGGCTGCCGGCGAACCCACGTCGCCGCCGCGTGGATCGGCGTCTTATAACCCttcatttgattattatttgttacTCCTAGTGGACACACTACAGTTTCGTTGGAGTTTTTAAGGGAAAGATAATACgagaagaaaataatcttaatgctctcttaatcaatttttaatttgataattagcGTCTTAGATTGGATGCGCGTCAAAAGTACTCGAGGGGAGAAGAAACAAGAGGACGGACATCACATTGGAATTTAATTTCGTCATAGCCGGACACGTGGAGGCCAGTAAAAGTTGGTGCGAGTTGGATTAATGGCTTATGGGCAGTTGCACTTATCGGATAATTTTGGTCAGCTACCCACAGGAGTGAAGATAGTTCCAAGGCCACCCCACTCAGTTTTCTTTGGATAATAATTCAATactgaactaaatttatcccaaattttataatttaaatactttgcACTCACATCTTAAATGCTCAAATCCTGATCATTGATACactacttaaaataaaattatttgagccactaatctcaTTATTCTCCTCTATGTCCAATAATCATCAAAATTCTACTATGCCAACAATAATCATCGTCCATATCGAGCATCTTGTAATTCTCATAGTGTATTTTTCTAAGCTAATCCTAatagattacaaattaattgaaaaaaagacaGCCAACCAATTATAGAGTCGAATTTTTTGTGCTGCAGTCCCACCAATCAGATCGTAAAGTGCACGAAATTGCTTGCATGTATAAAATACACGAAATGGCATT contains:
- the LOC102628990 gene encoding uncharacterized protein LOC102628990, which produces MKGYKTPIHAAATWVRRQPPKIKIFLAVITALAALVFLRMVVEDHDSLFVVAEAAHAIGISVLIYKLTKERTCAGLSLKSQELTAIFLAVRLYCSFVMEYDIHTLLDSATLVTTLWVIYMMRFKLRASYMDDKDNFAIYYVLIPCAVLSFLIHPSTHHHLVNRISWAFCVYLEAVSVLPQLRVMQNTKIVEPFTAHYVFALGVARFLSCAHWILQVLDTRGRLLTALGYGLWPSMVLLSEIVQTFILADFCYYYVKSLIGGQLVLRLPSGVV